The window TAAGAACGATGCTTGGAGTTGAAGGATACGAAAAGGAAGGAACTATGCTTGCAGCAAAAGCATTAATGAAAATCATTGAGCAAAAGGGGTGAAATAGTGTTAAATCAATCTTTAATTAAAGATATTATTGGTACAGTATTAAAATATGGGGGAGACTTTGCAGAAGTTTTTGTAGAAAACAAATATGAAAACAGGATAGAACTTACAGATGGAAAAATTCAAAAAGCAAATACTAATAACATCTCTGGTGTCGGTATTAGAGGATTTCTTGGAAAAAAGGCAATATATGCTTATACCAATGTTTTTGAAAAAGAAAATTTATTATCTGTTGCAAAAAGAGTAGGAGAAGCTTTATCTGAAGTGAAAATTAATGATTTAACTTTGGATTTTGATAATAAAAAATTAAAAAATAGACATGTTATATATTTATACCCAAGAGATGTTGAAAAAACAGAAAAAGTCAAAATAATGAAAAGAGCATACGAATCAGCCAAAAATTATTCAGAATTAATTAAGCAAGTTCAAATATGGTTCTGGGAATACGACCAAGAAGTATTAATTGCAAATTCTGAAGGTGTTTGGGCAGAAGATAGACGTGTAAAAACAAGACTTATGATTAATGCTATAGCCGAACATAATGGTAATATGGAAAGAGGTTTTTATGGACCAGGAGCAAGCATGGGATTTGAACTATTTGATAGAATAGACGTTGAAGAAGCTGCAAAAAGAGCTGCAAGAATCGCTGCAAGAATGGTAGATGCCGAACCAGCACCTGCAGGTAAAATGCCAGTAATTATTTCAAATGAATTTGGTGGTGTTATATTCCACGAAGCAGTTGGACATGCACTTGAAGCAACTTCTGTTGCAAAAGGGGCATCCGTTTTTGCAGGAAAATTAGGTCAAAAAGTTGCCGCTGAATGTGTATCAGCTGTTGATGATGCAACAATACCAAATGCTTGGGGTTCAGCAAATGTAGATGATGAGGGAACACCAACAAGAAGAAACCTTCTTATAGATAAAGGAGTGTTAGTTGGATACCTAATTGATAAATTAGGTGGAAGAAGAATGGGAATGGAAAGCACAGGAAGTGCTCGAAGGCAAGATTATACATTTGCTCCAACTTCTAGAATGAGTAATACATTTATATTACCTGGTGATTACCATCCTGAAGAAATCATAGCAGCAACCGAATACGGTCTTTATGCAAAAGAAATGGGTGGGGGCTCAGTTAACCCAAGTACCGGTGAATTTAATTTTGCAGTTAATGAAGCATATTTAATTGAAAAAGGTAAGATTACAAAACCCGTTAAGGGAGCAACACTTATTGGAAAAGGATATGAAATAATTCAAAAAATTGATATGGTTGGAAACGATGTTGGTAGAGGTCAAGGTGTTTGTGGATCAATTTCAGGAGCTGTTCCTGCAGATGTAGGACAACCTACAATAAGAGTTTCAGAAATAATCGTTGGGGGGCGAAACAAATGACATACAACGAATTTAAAGAAAAATTATTTTCTATTGCAAAAGAAAAAGGATTTGAAGCTCAGATTGATCTATCGGAAAGTTCAGAATTTTCACTAAGATATGCTAATAATGATATAGATCAATATACTGACGCTTCAAAATTTTCAGTTTCTATAAAGATTTTGAAGGATGGAAAGATAGGAAGAGTTTATACTGAACAACTAGAAAATCCAGAAAAATTATTTGAAGAAGCCCTAAAAAACTGGGAGTTAACAGATAGTGAAGATGAAGAATTTTTCTATAATGGAAGTGGCAAATACATTGAAATGGATCTTTACAATGGAAGTTTTGAAAAAACAAGCGTTTCAGAAAAAATAGAATTTGTCAAAAAGCTATATAACAGTGCAAAATGTGATGATAGAATAGTCATGGTTCCATATGCAATCTACAATAATTTCAAAGTTTCCAAAAAAATTTCAAATACTTTAGGGCTTGATGTTTCAACAACTGCAGATGGTGGATACAGCTATGCAATGGCAGTATCGAAAGACGAATCAACACATTCTGGATTATGGATGGATGTTGGAACTAAATTCTCTGACCTTGATCCAGAAAAAATTGGAAAAACTGCTTGTCAAAATGCACTAAGTTTACTTGGTTCAAAATCTGTTAAAAGCGGTAAGTACAGAGTAATAATCAAAAATACCGCTTTTGAAGATATGCTCAGCCTTCTCATTAGCATGATTTCGGCAGAAAACGTTCAAAAAAATATGTCCCCATTAAAGGGAAAACAAAACCAAAAGATCGCAAGTACAATTTTAAATATTAAAGATGTTCCTTACTACAAAAACAGTATTTCGAATAGACCTTTCGACGATGAAGGGGTTCCAACAAAAGAAACACCAATAATAGAAAATGGAATATTAAAGAGTTTCCTATACGATTTAAAAACTGCAAAAAAAGATAACACTGAACCAACTGGAAATTCCCTTGGTGGTTCAATTAGGCCAATAAATTTACTTATAGAAAGTGGAGAATATGACTTTGAAAACCTCCTAAAAAAATTAGATGATGGAATAGTAATTATAGGTGTAGATGGAATGCATTCAGGTGCAAATCCAATATCTGGAAATTTCTCACTCGGTGCAAGAGGCTATAGAGTAATTAATGGAGAAATCTCCCATCCTATAGAACAAATAACCATCTCTGGAAATTTCTTACAACTATTGGAAAAAGTTGAAGCAGTTGGAAATGACTCAAAAATCTTCTATGGAATAATAACCCCAAGTATTTTAATAAGTGAACTCGATATTGCTGGTGAATAAGGCGGATTTCTCTCCGCCTTTTTTATTTACAAAAAACAAAAATTAGATTAAAATTAAGTTGTACCTTTAGAAATAGGGAGGGGAAAAAGTGGATTTCCCTAGGTTGTTTGTTAATCTTGAAAAAATTAGAGAAAATGCAGAAAAACTACTTGAAACACTCTCAAAACTTAAAATTGAGCTTGTTGCCGTAACTAAACTAACTTTAGGTGACCCAATTATTGCTAAAACACTTAAAGAAGTTGGAATAGTAAAGATAGGTGAATCAAGATTAAAAAATATAAAAAAAATGATGGGAAATAATGTACCTGGACCTTTTCAACTTTTAAGAATCCCTATGCCTTCAGAACTGGAAGAAGCAGTATTTTTAACGGACGAAATACTAATTTCTGAAGAAAAAGTAGCTTATATCATTGATGAAATTGCAAAAAAGTATGATAAAAACATTGAATTGATCTACATGATAGATGTCGGAGACTTAAGAGAAGGTATTTGGTATGAAAAAGCCGCTTATACAATAGAAAAAGTAGCTAAAAAGTTAAAAATGGCTAAAATTGTTGGAATAGGGACAAATGTTGGATGCTTTGGTGGCGTTTTACCAACGAAAGAAAATTTAAATATTCTCGTAGAAATAAAAGATTATCTTGATGACAAACTAAACACAAATCTTAAAATTTCTGGAGGAAGTACCGTAACTTTATCACTTATAGAAAACAATGAACTACCTACTAAAATAAATCAATTTAGAATAGGCGAAGGGCTATTACTGGGGACTGATGCAACTGGAAATAGAGACATTCCATACCTTTCACAAGATACAGTGATCTTAGAAGCTGAAGTAATTGAAGTTGATTATAAACCATCTGTTCCTGTGGGAAAAATTGGAAGAGATTCTATGGGAAGAATTCCACATTTTGAGGATTTTGGATGGAGAAATAGAATAATATTAGCAATTGGTGAGCAAGATATTGATCCTTCTGGACTTAAGCCATTCGATAAAAAATTAAAAGTACTACACGCATCAAGTGACCATACCATAATAGATTACACAGATTCTAATAAAAAATATTCTATTGGAGACACCTTAAAATTTCATCTTTCTTATGGTGCAGCACTTAGGGCTTTTACTAGTCCTTTTGTCAAAAAAGAGTATATAAAAAATGCCTGACCATATGATCAGGCATTTTTTATTTTATATATCATCTAGCTCTAAAAATGCTACTCTCAACTTTCCAGCTAAGAAAATAAAGAAGTTATCGTTTGGTTTTCTTTTCACCTCATAACCTAACTTTTCTATATATTCTTGCCATCCATCAAGATTTCTTACTACAAACA of the Thermosipho japonicus genome contains:
- a CDS encoding TldD/PmbA family protein → MTYNEFKEKLFSIAKEKGFEAQIDLSESSEFSLRYANNDIDQYTDASKFSVSIKILKDGKIGRVYTEQLENPEKLFEEALKNWELTDSEDEEFFYNGSGKYIEMDLYNGSFEKTSVSEKIEFVKKLYNSAKCDDRIVMVPYAIYNNFKVSKKISNTLGLDVSTTADGGYSYAMAVSKDESTHSGLWMDVGTKFSDLDPEKIGKTACQNALSLLGSKSVKSGKYRVIIKNTAFEDMLSLLISMISAENVQKNMSPLKGKQNQKIASTILNIKDVPYYKNSISNRPFDDEGVPTKETPIIENGILKSFLYDLKTAKKDNTEPTGNSLGGSIRPINLLIESGEYDFENLLKKLDDGIVIIGVDGMHSGANPISGNFSLGARGYRVINGEISHPIEQITISGNFLQLLEKVEAVGNDSKIFYGIITPSILISELDIAGE
- a CDS encoding metallopeptidase TldD-related protein, whose amino-acid sequence is MLNQSLIKDIIGTVLKYGGDFAEVFVENKYENRIELTDGKIQKANTNNISGVGIRGFLGKKAIYAYTNVFEKENLLSVAKRVGEALSEVKINDLTLDFDNKKLKNRHVIYLYPRDVEKTEKVKIMKRAYESAKNYSELIKQVQIWFWEYDQEVLIANSEGVWAEDRRVKTRLMINAIAEHNGNMERGFYGPGASMGFELFDRIDVEEAAKRAARIAARMVDAEPAPAGKMPVIISNEFGGVIFHEAVGHALEATSVAKGASVFAGKLGQKVAAECVSAVDDATIPNAWGSANVDDEGTPTRRNLLIDKGVLVGYLIDKLGGRRMGMESTGSARRQDYTFAPTSRMSNTFILPGDYHPEEIIAATEYGLYAKEMGGGSVNPSTGEFNFAVNEAYLIEKGKITKPVKGATLIGKGYEIIQKIDMVGNDVGRGQGVCGSISGAVPADVGQPTIRVSEIIVGGRNK
- a CDS encoding alanine racemase, producing the protein MDFPRLFVNLEKIRENAEKLLETLSKLKIELVAVTKLTLGDPIIAKTLKEVGIVKIGESRLKNIKKMMGNNVPGPFQLLRIPMPSELEEAVFLTDEILISEEKVAYIIDEIAKKYDKNIELIYMIDVGDLREGIWYEKAAYTIEKVAKKLKMAKIVGIGTNVGCFGGVLPTKENLNILVEIKDYLDDKLNTNLKISGGSTVTLSLIENNELPTKINQFRIGEGLLLGTDATGNRDIPYLSQDTVILEAEVIEVDYKPSVPVGKIGRDSMGRIPHFEDFGWRNRIILAIGEQDIDPSGLKPFDKKLKVLHASSDHTIIDYTDSNKKYSIGDTLKFHLSYGAALRAFTSPFVKKEYIKNA